GAAATACGGCAGGTCGGCTTCCGCCGCGCGCTCGAACAGGGTCAGCACCCAGTGGCCGTCGCGGGTATTGACGAAGTAGTTGGTGTTCTCGATGCCGTCCTTGATGCCCTCGTAGCCGATCAGGTCGCCGACCGGATAGCCGCGCAGGAACTCCTGCAGCGCGGGGCGCGAGACCTTGGTGTAGACCGACATAGGGAAGACGGGCTGGAAACCGGCCCTGCATGATAACCGAGCCGTCGCGGGCCCAGCCAGCCGCGCAGTCATCGGCCCGGGTCGATCCGCTTGAGGAACACCCGCATTTCCTTGGCCGCCTGCCGATCGCCGCGCGCCTCGGCCACGGCGATGCCGCGGGCATAGGCCGCGGCCGCCTCCTCGCGACGGCCGGCCTCGGCCAGCGCGCGGCCGTACAGCTTCCACGCGGCGGAGTAGTCCGGATCCAGCGCCACCGCGCGCGCCAGATGGTCGGCAGCCGCCTGCGCCTCACCCGCCTTCAGGCACAGCTCGCCCAGCGTGAAGCGCAGCAGCGCGCCGTCCTGGCCCTTTGCCAGCAGCGCCTCGAGA
Above is a genomic segment from Nevskiales bacterium containing:
- a CDS encoding tetratricopeptide repeat protein, translating into MKSMRENLEALLAKGQDGALLRFTLGELCLKAGEAQAAADHLARAVALDPDYSAAWKLYGRALAEAGRREEAAAAYARGIAVAEARGDRQAAKEMRVFLKRIDPGR